The DNA window CCGAATAGTCCAACAGGCTCGCCAGAGCATCGCCAAAGACCGCGCCGCGGGTGTGGCCCACGTGCAACGGACCGGTGGGGTTGGCCGAGACATATTCGACGTTGACCTTTTTGCCCTGCCCCATGTCAGAGCGACCGTACGCCGTGCCCTGCTCAAGAACCGCGGACAGAACACCGTGCCAGGCCGCATCCGCCAGACGCAGATTCAGGAAACCCGGGCCAGCAACCTCGGCCGAGGTCACGCGCGCATCATCGGCCAGTTTGGCTGCCAGAGCATCGGCAATGTCGCGCGGCTTCATCTTGGCGGGCTTGGCCAGCACCATGGCCGCGTTGGTGGCCATGTCACCATGGGCGGCGTCACGCGGCGGCTCGACCGCGACATTGTCAAAGCTCAGCCCCTCGGGAAGGGTCCCTTCGGCCTGCATTTGCGCAAGCGCGTCCAGCACGAGGCTGCGGATCTCGGAAAACAGGTTCATTGCGATGTCCTTTTGCTTGGGTGGCGGTTTACCACGCAAAGCGCCAAGGTCAATGTCAGCACGCACAAGGTTTCACTTGGCCTGTGCCATTTCCCGGTTAGGGTCGGGACAGATCAACCGATTGGAGCTTTTCATGACATTTGCACGAACTGCGGCCCTGTGCGTCGCCTTGCTGTCCCCCCTGCCCGCCGTGGCAGAGATCGCCGCGCCCACAGGCCCTGTTTTGGTGACATTGGGTGGTGCGGTTGGCGAAAGCAACCTACCCGCGCGCGGTGCGGATGATGGCGGATTGTTCGGGTTTCTCGAGGTGGAATATGACGCAGCCGTTGGTCTGGATACGGCCATGTTGAGCAGCTTGACGCAACACACGATCTCGATCCCCTACGGACCTGAAGACAACCAACGGGACTATGCGTTTTCGGGGCCTGCTTTGGCGGATGTAATGACCATGGCTGGTGCCAACGGGAAAACGGCCCTGCCTATGGCAATGGACAGCTACCAGGCCGAAATCCCCTGGGACATGATCGCGCGTCTGAATCCGATCTTGGCCACCCATGCGGACGGGATGCCGATGGGGGTTGGTGGATACGGTCCGACAATGGTCGTCTTTCCACCCACCGACAATGCCGAGGACGCCGAGGCCATCCCCGCCAAACAGGTCTGGGCCATCGCTTATATCGGGATCCAGTAATCAGACCCGTGCAGGATCGCTCCCGGTCAGCCGCGCGTGATCCTGCAGCGCAAAGCGATCAGTCATGCCCGCGATGTAGTCGGAAACGATCCGGGCCAGTGCGATTTCGCTGTCGGCTGCCTCGATGTCCGCGTGCCAGCGTGCGGGCATCTGCTTGGGATCGTTCAAATAAATCGGGAACAGCTCTTCGACGACCTTGGACACTTCGGCCCGCTTCACCATCACCGACGGCGCGCGGTACATGCGGGTGAACAGGAACTCGCGGATCACTTTGAGTTGTGCCCAAAGCTGAGGTGAGAACTGTACCACCGGATAACCCAGCAGGCGCACATCTTCGACGCTTTCAGCACCGGAGCCTGCCAACAACGTCCGAGAAGTGTCGATCACATCACTCACCATCACGCCAAACACACGCCGCAGCGCCTCGTGTCGGCGACGATAGGCGTCAGTATCGGGATACATCCGGTCCACCTCGGCATAACAGTCGCCCACGATGGGCAGTCCGGCAATCTCGTCATCGGTGAACAGCTCAGCCCGCAACCCGTCGTGCAGATCGTGGTTGTTGTAAGCGATGTCGTCCGACAGCGCGGCCACCTGCGCCTCGGCACTGGCATGCGTGTGCAATTCCAGATCAAATCCGGTGTTGCATTCAGCCAGGGCCCAGGGCAGTTCACCGGTTACAGGCCCGTTGTGTTTTGCAATCGCCTCAAGGGTTTCCCAGGTCAAATTCAACCCGTCGAACTCGGCATAGTGCCGTTCAAGGCTGGTAACGATGCGGATGGCCTGTGCGTTGTGATCAAACCCGCCATAGGGCAGCATCACTTCGTGCAGCGCATCCTCGCCCGTGTGGCCAAAGGGCGTGTGGCCCAGATCATGAGCCAGCGCCACCGCTTCGGTCAGTTCGGGGTTCAACCCCAAAGCGCCCGCGATTGTGCGCGCCACCTGCGCCACCTCGATCGAATGCGTCAGCCGGGTGCGGTAATTGTCGCCCTCATGTTCGACAAAGACCTGTGTCTTGTGCTTGAGCCGCCGAAACGCGCTTGCATGAATGATACGATCCCGGTCCCGCATAAAGCAGGAGCGGAAACTGCTCTCCTCCTCAGGAACCAAACGCCCCCGCGCCCGGTCCGGATCCGAGGCAAAACCTGCCCTCATGTGCAGCCTCGTCCTTGTCGCCTGTCCTTGAGACTTCTATATTGCACAACGCAGCATAAAGAAACCGTTGGAGTCCGGCATGAATCTGCCTCCCAAAGTCACAGACCGCGCCTTTGCCCGCCTTGCCGAAATTGGCGCGTCCGATCAGGGCCAAGCCCTGCGCGTGGCCGTCGAAGGTGGCGGATGCTCGGGCTTTCAGTACGAGATTGCGCTGGACGCACCCGGCACCGACGATCTGATCCTTGAGGGTCAGGGTGAAAAGGTTGTCGTTGATGCTGTTTCGCTTCCATTTCTGGAAAACGCGGTGATCGATTTCACCGAAGAACTGATCGGCGCGCGCTTTGTAATCGAGAACCCAAACGCTACATCTTCTTGCGGTTGCGGGACATCATTCTCGATGTAAAACAGATAATTACGGATCTGTTTTAAAGTTACGAACAAAGGTATCCTCTGTGTGTTCCGGGGCAAACTGCTCCCACACCAGATAGAGGCCCGAGGCCATGACAATGGCCACGCCCAGAAGGGTTGCGGTTGTCGGCAATTCGCCAAAGAACACCGCGCCCAGAATCACCATCCAGACAAATTGCAGGTTCATCAGCGGCGTGACCACATAGACCGCAAGGTTACGCAGCGACAGGACCAGAACCCAGCGGGCCGAAAACAGCACGGCGGCGTAGACGACAACCCATGCCAGATCAGAAAGCGGCATCGGCACCCAGACAAAGGGCAGCGCCGCCCCCATCGCAACAAAAAGTGCCAGGTTCGGATAGAACACCTGCGCCAGCACGTTCGACTCATGTCGCCCGATGTAGCGCGACATCACGATCGAAAGCGTTCCGAACACGGCCGCGCCCAGGCCAAACAGATGGCCGTTTGTGATCGCCTGCAGACCTCCGGGGAATAGGCTGAGCACCCCGACAAACCCCGCGGTCAACGCAAACCACGCTGAAGGGCGCACTTGCTCGCGCAGGATCAGGCCAGACATCAGCCCCGACAACAGCGGCATCAACCCGATGAACAGAAAGACATCGGCCAGTGGCAGTGCCCCAAAGGCATTGAAAAAACAAACCGCTGCCAGCACCGTGGCCCCTGACCGCACCGCCATGGCCCAAGGGCTGCGGGTACGCAGACCCTGTTGCTGCGACGGCAAGCGATCCACCAACAGGCTGAGCGCCACAACAATCAGCCCGGACAGGCAAAAGAGTTGCGGAGCAGCGTAGCCGCCCGCAATCAGTTTGGTGATCGCGTCGGCGGATGAAATCAGAATGGTGTATAGCGCGACCAGAGCCGCGCCAATCAGTGAGGCCTTCATAGGGTAACCCCACGCAAACCCGTTCGGGAGAAGGCGTTGAAAAAGCTTTCGAATTTGTCAGTGCTCTCTTCAGCCTCGGCCAGGATGTCATGACCTATCTCGCTCAGAGAACGCTCCACCCGCAAGCGCATCACACTCCAATCGTCGCTGCGGCTGTCCTCGAGCTGGAACAGGCATTCCGACATGTCCCGCAGCGGTCCCGGCCAGTGGGTGGCGCGATGAAAGCTCATCCGAGTGTCGCCCGCGGTATGTTTGAATACCTCTTGTCCGGACGTGGCCAGCAACCAGTTGCAGACGAAATAATCGTGGTAATCATCCTGCGGATCTGCATGATCCTCGGTTTGGATGGCAAACCGCGTTACTTCACGTTCGATCCAACCCTCCCAAATCGGTGACGGCGTGGCCCCGGCATAGCGCAGGGCGACACAGACCTCGGCCAAAAGATCGGCATTTTGATCGAGATAGGCCAATAGTCCGGCATACTCCAAGCTGGTGATCGCCTGTTCAGACACCTGAGGATCCCGGCGGCCGTATTCGCTCAGATAAAACAGGATGTGGGTCAGTTCATACGCTGCCTTCTTATTGGGCAGCGCAAAAGTTTCAGAACGGTTAACAAAGGCGTGCAGACGTTCGGTCAGACCGTCATCAGATCCGCTGTCCACCCCACGCCGCGATAACAAACGCCGCGCCTCGGCGCGTTGCAAGTCCGACAATTCAGCCTGGGCCAGCCCCTCGCGGGCGATCCAATGACACAGGGCCTCTCCCTTGGTGCCGCGCATCCCCAGATCTTCTAGATCGAGGCAGATCGACAGAAGAAAACGATAGTATTGAGGGAAAAACCCCAGCCGCTGTTCGATCCGGTCATAGAACCCCTGATGCGGGGTCAGGGCGTCATCGGTCAGGGACAAACCGGTGCATTCCAGTATATTCAGCAGCTCTGCGTTCTCTTTCAGCCAGAACACATCGTCGCCGAACCTCCGGTGGCGGGCGAACCCGGCCACCAGATTGGCATTGCGCACTTTCGGGTCCAGACGTTGAACAGGCGCGTTCAGGTGGATCACATTTGTCATGGGGTGGTCTCCGTTTCAAATGGCGTTACCTGAACGCCCCTGTTTCAACTTCTAAGGTACGTGCGCGTCAGATCAGCTGCCCGACGAGAACATGTGGGTGCCGTCGCCCGCGGTGGTGTCGGCCTTGGCAACCGGAGCCGAGCCTGAGGAGAACATCTGCGTGCCTTCGCCTGCGGTGGCATCTGCGCTGGCCGATGGCGCAGAGCCGGACGAGAAAATCTGTGTGCCTTCACCCGTGGTCGCATCGGCACTGGCGGCAGGGGCCGAACCCGACGAAAACATCTGCGTCCCCTCACCGGTGGTCGCGTCCGCGCTTGCCGACGGGGCAGAACCGGACGAGAACATCTGCGTGCCTTCACCAGTGATCACATCTGCTGTGGCTGCAGGGGCCGAACCCGACGAGAACATTTGCACCAGGTCACCAGCTGTGGCAGAGGTGGTTACAGGCGCGGAGCCCGACGAGAACATCTCGACCGCGTCGCCTGTGATGGCCTCGGTGGTCAGGGTGGGCGCAGAACCGGACGAGAACATTTCGGTCGCGTCACCGCCAAATGCATCGGTGGTCATTGTGGGGGCAGAGCCGGACGAAAACATGGCAGTGCCCTCGCCATCAAACAGGCTGTTACGGCCAGTGATCAGAGCTTCGGTAGTTGCGGTGATCTTGTGCTGAGCAGACATCGTAAGTTCCTCATTTTGCGAAGTTGAATGCCCTTTCACGCTTGCAGCTTAACCGGGAGTCTCAAACTGGTTTTTCAATCTGAGGCTGTGAGTAACAAAAGTTATCCACATTAAGAAAATTGGGCAGAATTATGGCAAAATTGGACTCTTGATTTTTCCGACATCGAACACAAAATCTTATCCACAGGCCTGATTTTGATGAGTTTTTATCACTTTCTACCCATGATTGAATTCGAATCACATAACACATTGGCCACATTTCCGCCCCATTCCGACCGAATCTCCCAACCCGATTCCCCCAAAATCCAACGCTTGCCCTCCCCCCCCTACATCGGCGATAGATCAAACCGCAGTCAGCCGGAGATCGCCCATGAAAATCGCCACGTTCAACATCAACGGCATCAAAGCCCGGGCTCAGGCCCTGCCCGCCTGGCTCGACGAGGCGCAGCCGGACGTCGTGCTGCTGCAAGAGATCAAAACCGTAGACGAGGCATTTCCCCGCGAGCTGTTCGAAGAGCGCGGCTATAATGTCGAGACCCACGGGCAAAAGAGTTTCAACGGGGTGGCGATCCTGTCGAAGCTGCCGCTCGAGGATGTCTCACGCGGGTTGCCGGGCGATGACAGCGACGAACAGGCCCGCTGGATCGAGGCGACCGTGGTGGGCAAACAGGCGCTGCGCATCTGTGGGCTTTATCTGCCCAATGGCAACCCGGTTGAATTGCAAGAGGATGGCTCGCCCGTGCCCGGCGGTAAATACGACTACAAACTGCGCTGGATGGACAGGCTGCACACCCGCGCACAAGAGCTGTTGGCGGACGAGATCCCTGCCCTGATGGCGGGAGATTACAACATCATCCCGCAGGCCGAGGATGCCAAACGCCCCGAAGCCTGGACCGAGGATGCGCTGTATCGCCCTGAGAGCCGCGCCGCTTATCGCCGGATCGTGAACCTGGGCTTCACCGAAGCCTTCCGCGCCCGCACCCAAGGTCCGGGGCATTATTCGTTCTGGGACTATCAGGCCGGGGCCTGGAACCGCAACGATGGCATTCGCATCGACCATTTCCTGCTGACACCCACGGCGGCCGACCTGCTGCAAGAATGCCAGATCGACGCCGAAGTACGCGGGCGCGAGAAACCGTCAGATCACGTGCCGGTCTGGGTCGAGCTTGATCTCTGATCCGTCACATCGTGGCGATAGAGCCAGTCAAACTGTCTGACCATCTTTTCGGGCGCAAACCGCCCCATCACGCGCATGGCCGTGTGCGCGGCAAAGCGAAGGGGCGGAAAGCTCAGGTGGTATTTCCAAGCGTTGCCATTGGCAGCCTCGATCACGCGGACGGCGCGATCGCGGCGGCGGCTTTGATAAAGCTCCAGACCCTCGGCTTGTGATCCGGCCTTGGCAAGGCTGTCGACCAGCGTCCAGGCATCTTCGAAGGCAAGATTGGCGCCCTGTGCCAGAAACGGCAGCGTCGGATGCGCAGCATCCCCAAGAATAGCCAGGCCGTCCCCATGCCAGTGCTCGGCCACTGGATGGCGAAACAAACCCCACAGATGTACTTGATCAACGTAGTCGAGCAGGTGTTTCGCCTGTCCGCCAAAGTCCCGGAACACCTCGCGCAGGGCCTCCGGGTCGTCTTGATGGTTCCACCCTTCGGCGACCCAGGCGGCGCGCTCTTGCACCGCAACGATGTTGACCAGATCGCCGCCCCGCAGCGGGTAACACACCAAATGCCGATGCGGCGCCATAAAGACCTGCGCCTGTGGCCCCAGCCCCAAATTGTTGGGCACGGTTGCGCGCCAGGCCACCTGGCCGGTGAACTGCGGCTCGGCCTCACCATTCAGAGCCACGCGGGCCTTGGAATGCAGCCCGTCCGCGCCTACGATCAGATCCGCCTGCATCTGCGCGCCATTGGCCAGCGATACGGCAGGCACGCGCCCTGGCACCACCTGATCAACCTTTTGCAGCAGCCGCACATGCACGCCCGCCTTGCGCACAGCCGTGGCCAGCACGCCGATCAAATCGGCCCGGTGCACAAACAGATAGGTTTGATCGGCAGCATGACGGGCCAGATCCAATGCCACCACAGGCGCGCCCCGCCGATAGTCGCGCAATTGAACCGTCTCGGCCTTGACCGACCGCCGCGCCAAATCGTCCGCCAGGCCAAGCGCGTGCAAAACCGCGCCTCCATTGGGGCTGATCTGCAGACCGGCGCCGACCTCGGTGATGGCTTCGGCCTGTTCCAGCACGGTAACATCCGCACCGCGCTGTCGAAACGCAAGTGCCGCGGCCAGACCGCCGACGCCTGCCCCAACAACGATGATCTTTTGACCGTTCAGTTCCATACAGGCCTCTTGAACCGAAAAACGCCGGAGCAACAGGCCCCGGCGTTTTGATCTTGCAATCCGCGACTGGACCTCAGTCGTCGCGGTGAACTTTTTCGCGCCGCTCGTGCCGCTCCTGAGCCTCAAGGCTCATGGTAGCAATCGGACGGGCGTCCAGACGTTTGAGCGAGATGGGCTCGCCCGTTACGTCGCAGTAACCATATTCACCCTCGTCGATCCGGCGCAGGGCGCTGTCGATCTTGGCAACCAGCTTGCGCTGACGATCCCGGGTTCGCAATTCCAGCGCGCGGTCAGTCTCCTCACTGGCGCGGTCGGCAACATCAGGGATGTTGCGCGTGCTGTCCTGCAGACCTTCGATGGTGTCACGGCTTCCCGCCAGAAGTTCATTTTTCCAATTGAGCAGCTTGCGGCGGAAATACTCAAGCTGACGATCATTCATAAAAGGTTCATCTTCGGCCGGACGGTAGTCCTCCGGCAGAAAAACTTCCTGCTTCATCTTGGCTCCCTCGGTATGGCCCACAACGTCCGTCATCTTGCTTCTCCAGACATTTGGCTCCCCCTTCTGCCGCAGCATTTATCTGACGCTAATAAGAATGTCACTACACAAACACAATCCGGGATCGGGGAACGGCCGAGCTGTGACAAAACCGGGTCAAACCCCAATTTAATTGGCCATTCTGCCCACCATTGTTTACCCAATGGTTACTGCCTGTTTCCTCAGGTGGCCGAAATTCGCAGTCATTTGGCCGAACTGAACTC is part of the Falsiruegeria litorea R37 genome and encodes:
- the dksA gene encoding RNA polymerase-binding protein DksA, which translates into the protein MKQEVFLPEDYRPAEDEPFMNDRQLEYFRRKLLNWKNELLAGSRDTIEGLQDSTRNIPDVADRASEETDRALELRTRDRQRKLVAKIDSALRRIDEGEYGYCDVTGEPISLKRLDARPIATMSLEAQERHERREKVHRDD
- a CDS encoding DMT family transporter, with protein sequence MKASLIGAALVALYTILISSADAITKLIAGGYAAPQLFCLSGLIVVALSLLVDRLPSQQQGLRTRSPWAMAVRSGATVLAAVCFFNAFGALPLADVFLFIGLMPLLSGLMSGLILREQVRPSAWFALTAGFVGVLSLFPGGLQAITNGHLFGLGAAVFGTLSIVMSRYIGRHESNVLAQVFYPNLALFVAMGAALPFVWVPMPLSDLAWVVVYAAVLFSARWVLVLSLRNLAVYVVTPLMNLQFVWMVILGAVFFGELPTTATLLGVAIVMASGLYLVWEQFAPEHTEDTFVRNFKTDP
- a CDS encoding FAD-dependent monooxygenase codes for the protein MELNGQKIIVVGAGVGGLAAALAFRQRGADVTVLEQAEAITEVGAGLQISPNGGAVLHALGLADDLARRSVKAETVQLRDYRRGAPVVALDLARHAADQTYLFVHRADLIGVLATAVRKAGVHVRLLQKVDQVVPGRVPAVSLANGAQMQADLIVGADGLHSKARVALNGEAEPQFTGQVAWRATVPNNLGLGPQAQVFMAPHRHLVCYPLRGGDLVNIVAVQERAAWVAEGWNHQDDPEALREVFRDFGGQAKHLLDYVDQVHLWGLFRHPVAEHWHGDGLAILGDAAHPTLPFLAQGANLAFEDAWTLVDSLAKAGSQAEGLELYQSRRRDRAVRVIEAANGNAWKYHLSFPPLRFAAHTAMRVMGRFAPEKMVRQFDWLYRHDVTDQRSSSTQTGT
- a CDS encoding HesB/IscA family protein, whose translation is MNLPPKVTDRAFARLAEIGASDQGQALRVAVEGGGCSGFQYEIALDAPGTDDLILEGQGEKVVVDAVSLPFLENAVIDFTEELIGARFVIENPNATSSCGCGTSFSM
- the xth gene encoding exodeoxyribonuclease III — encoded protein: MKIATFNINGIKARAQALPAWLDEAQPDVVLLQEIKTVDEAFPRELFEERGYNVETHGQKSFNGVAILSKLPLEDVSRGLPGDDSDEQARWIEATVVGKQALRICGLYLPNGNPVELQEDGSPVPGGKYDYKLRWMDRLHTRAQELLADEIPALMAGDYNIIPQAEDAKRPEAWTEDALYRPESRAAYRRIVNLGFTEAFRARTQGPGHYSFWDYQAGAWNRNDGIRIDHFLLTPTAADLLQECQIDAEVRGREKPSDHVPVWVELDL
- a CDS encoding deoxyguanosinetriphosphate triphosphohydrolase, with product MRAGFASDPDRARGRLVPEEESSFRSCFMRDRDRIIHASAFRRLKHKTQVFVEHEGDNYRTRLTHSIEVAQVARTIAGALGLNPELTEAVALAHDLGHTPFGHTGEDALHEVMLPYGGFDHNAQAIRIVTSLERHYAEFDGLNLTWETLEAIAKHNGPVTGELPWALAECNTGFDLELHTHASAEAQVAALSDDIAYNNHDLHDGLRAELFTDDEIAGLPIVGDCYAEVDRMYPDTDAYRRRHEALRRVFGVMVSDVIDTSRTLLAGSGAESVEDVRLLGYPVVQFSPQLWAQLKVIREFLFTRMYRAPSVMVKRAEVSKVVEELFPIYLNDPKQMPARWHADIEAADSEIALARIVSDYIAGMTDRFALQDHARLTGSDPARV
- a CDS encoding DUF6902 family protein, which encodes MTNVIHLNAPVQRLDPKVRNANLVAGFARHRRFGDDVFWLKENAELLNILECTGLSLTDDALTPHQGFYDRIEQRLGFFPQYYRFLLSICLDLEDLGMRGTKGEALCHWIAREGLAQAELSDLQRAEARRLLSRRGVDSGSDDGLTERLHAFVNRSETFALPNKKAAYELTHILFYLSEYGRRDPQVSEQAITSLEYAGLLAYLDQNADLLAEVCVALRYAGATPSPIWEGWIEREVTRFAIQTEDHADPQDDYHDYFVCNWLLATSGQEVFKHTAGDTRMSFHRATHWPGPLRDMSECLFQLEDSRSDDWSVMRLRVERSLSEIGHDILAEAEESTDKFESFFNAFSRTGLRGVTL
- a CDS encoding DUF6749 family protein, producing MSAQHKITATTEALITGRNSLFDGEGTAMFSSGSAPTMTTDAFGGDATEMFSSGSAPTLTTEAITGDAVEMFSSGSAPVTTSATAGDLVQMFSSGSAPAATADVITGEGTQMFSSGSAPSASADATTGEGTQMFSSGSAPAASADATTGEGTQIFSSGSAPSASADATAGEGTQMFSSGSAPVAKADTTAGDGTHMFSSGS